One part of the Ornithodoros turicata isolate Travis chromosome 2, ASM3712646v1, whole genome shotgun sequence genome encodes these proteins:
- the LOC135384654 gene encoding uncharacterized protein LOC135384654, whose protein sequence is MAWTYPARRKITTALLLRRLRRRRKRTMYIREIFDKRPYIGQYHNLVQELRQVDPEYHFKYFRMTKASFDRLLGLVYYRLLHPPNHRRPISPAERLAVTLRFLATGSPMQDTAINYCMHVSTVSNILSETLAAIWDCLSPLVLKPPTTPEWEKIRQVYSSMWNFPNVIGSIDGKHFAIRCPDKSGSDFFNYKGFYSIVLLAVADAEYRFILVDVGAQGRVSDGACFNESGIKEHFERGTLGLPSSACRWPVCMVGDAAFPLRPYLMRPYPGRNLSETKKVFNYRLSRARRCIENAFGILVSRWRSFLSTVTGTPDFLTDMVKAGVCLHNFLMLDAAYCPEGYADTVCGENVQEGIWRETVTQVGCEGSSGANRPTSVAMAIRDEIAGYFMSPEGSLPWQLRVVRRS, encoded by the exons ATGGCGTGGACGTATCCAGCGCGGCGAAAAATCACTACAGCATTGTTGCTGCGTCGTCTACGACGGAGACGGAAGCGGACTATGTACATCCGAGAGATATTCGACAAGCGGCCTTACATTGGGCAGTACCACAACCTCGTACAGGAGCTGCGGCAAGTGGATCCAGAATACCATTTCAAGTATTTCAG GATGACCAAGGCATCATTCGACCGTTTGTTGGGCCTGGTGTACTACAGGCTGTTGCATCCTCCGAATCATAGAAGACCCATATCTCCTGCGGAGAGACTAGCAGTCACATTGAG ATTCCTGGCAACCGGCAGTCCCATGCAAGACACCGCCATCAATTACTGTATGCACGTTTCAACCGTGTCCAACATATTGAGCGAGACCCTTGCGGCAATATGGGACTGCCTCTCACCACTCGTGTTAAAACCACCAACAACACCCGAGTGGGAGAAAATCCGGCAAGTGTACAGCTCTATGTGGAACTTTCCGAATGTCATTGGAAGTATAGATGGCAAACATTTTGCTATTCGGTGTCCGGACAAAAGCGGCTCTGACTTCTTTAATTACAAAGGGTTCTATTCTATTGTACTGCTTGCAGTGGCTGATGCAGAATACCGCTTTATCCTAGTTGATGTTGGGGCTCAAGGGCGAGTATCAGATGGTGCGTGTTTCAATGAAAGTGGTATCAAGGAACACTTTGAGCGTGGAACGCTTGGACTACCTTCATCAGCCTGTCGGTGGCCTGTTTGTATGGTAGGTGACGCGGCATTCCCCTTGCGACCGTACTTAATGCGGCCATACCCTGGGAGGAACCTAAGCGAAACAAAAAAAGTATTCAACTACCGGTTGTCGAGAGCAAGACGGTGCATTGAGAACGCATTTGGGATCTTGGTGTCAAGGTGGCGCTCATTTCTGTCTACTGTCACCGGAACGCCGGACTTCCTTACTGACATGGTGAAGGCAGGCGTCTGCCTACACAATTTCTTGATGTTGGACGCTGCATACTGTCCAGAAGGCTATGCTGATACTGTGTGTGGGGAGAATGTGCAAGAAGGCATTTGGAGAGAAACAGTAACACAAGTAGGATGTGAGGGttcgtctggagcaaaccgccCAACTTCAGTGGCCATGGCAATCAGAGATGAAATTGCGGGTTATTTCATGTCTCCTGAAGGTTCCCTACCATGGCAGCTAAGGGTTGTTAGGAGAAGTTGA